In the genome of Armatimonadota bacterium, one region contains:
- a CDS encoding SMC family ATPase, which yields AINELIASRQMSIAEHEHTIKGLEKSLSEFKAIIAELDAVIKTLEQLRELDRQITGRIANLRQSIERCKALREKVDKLRKELEKAKKDRAIYNDLVTAFGKKGVQALIIENAIPEIQEEANRLLARMTDNSMQVSLETLRDKKTGGTAETLDIKISDDMGTRSYELYSGGEAFRVNLALRIALSKLLARRAGARLQTLIIDEGFGTQDGKGREKLVDAINSIKDDFEKILVITHIDELKDAFPTRIEITKDLQGSKISIS from the coding sequence GGGCAATCAACGAATTAATCGCCTCGCGCCAAATGTCAATAGCTGAACATGAACATACCATAAAAGGTCTTGAAAAATCGCTCTCAGAATTCAAGGCGATAATAGCCGAACTTGACGCAGTCATTAAAACTCTGGAGCAGCTTCGAGAGCTAGACCGACAGATTACTGGTAGAATTGCAAACCTTAGGCAATCAATCGAACGCTGTAAAGCTTTGCGCGAAAAAGTTGACAAGTTGCGAAAAGAGCTTGAAAAGGCAAAGAAAGACAGAGCCATTTATAACGATTTGGTTACTGCGTTTGGAAAGAAAGGAGTTCAAGCGCTTATTATCGAGAATGCAATTCCTGAAATTCAGGAAGAAGCAAACCGATTGCTCGCTCGAATGACCGATAATTCAATGCAAGTAAGCCTGGAAACATTGCGTGACAAAAAGACAGGTGGTACTGCTGAAACACTTGACATCAAAATTAGTGACGATATGGGAACCCGGAGTTATGAGCTTTACAGCGGGGGTGAAGCATTTCGTGTCAACCTTGCTCTTCGAATCGCACTCTCAAAGCTTCTTGCCCGCCGTGCTGGAGCCAGGCTTCAGACATTGATAATCGACGAGGGTTTTGGCACACAAGATGGCAAAGGAAGAGAAAAGCTCGTCGACGCAATAAACTCAATCAAAGATGACTTCGAGAAGATTCTAGTAATCACTCACATCGATGAACTAAAAGATGCATTCCCTACCCGCATTGAAATAACAAAGGACTTGCAGGGAAGCAAAATAAGCATTTCCTAG
- a CDS encoding carbon starvation protein A, translated as MNAGLLFVAAVPLFLFAYKFYGRYIANIFSVDDSRLTPACEMCDDVDYVPAKPLVLFGHHFASIAGAGPILGPTMAMIFGFIPVWLWIVFGSIFVGAVHDYSALLTSIREKGRSMAEVAEQTLGRAGFLLFIAFTIVMILMVTSVFLQITATALTSLVPLEILRMTSGQTLLKTTVVNGVVNARIGGIASTSVIIITCFSPFIGYLLYKRKANVNFMALFALGICIFSVLMGLRYPVSIDKNIWMIIIAVYTVFAAGIPVWLVLQPRDFTNAFMLYGGVAALAISGIIALFRGIPISAPGWNVAEGTAKLGLIWPILFITVACGACSGFHALVAGGTTSKQILRESHAKSIAYGGMLLEALLALGVVIAVGAGLNFKHYLSFVFPGASGQSNPAAAFAVGMGGLLHDALGIPAAFGTIFGMLLVEGFVITTLDTAVRLNRYLFEELWAILFRNPPWFMKTYIFNSLLSVGLMLFFAYTNTILALWPIFGSANQLLSALTLLSVVGWLALKGRRHLFAFLPALFMMATTMTALVYLFVTKYLPAKANALMGADIALVVLAVLVVILMVRVLVSFRTKETSAAVSDNVLAKSSK; from the coding sequence ATGAATGCCGGCCTTCTGTTTGTTGCTGCAGTTCCTCTATTTTTGTTTGCTTACAAGTTCTATGGACGCTATATTGCTAATATTTTTAGCGTAGATGATTCGCGTTTAACCCCAGCTTGCGAAATGTGCGATGACGTGGATTATGTTCCTGCAAAGCCGCTTGTGCTTTTTGGTCATCATTTTGCTTCAATTGCAGGTGCAGGCCCGATTTTGGGTCCCACAATGGCCATGATTTTTGGGTTTATCCCCGTATGGCTATGGATTGTATTTGGGAGTATCTTTGTTGGTGCAGTGCATGATTATTCTGCATTGCTGACAAGTATTCGCGAGAAAGGTAGGTCCATGGCCGAAGTTGCAGAGCAGACACTAGGGCGCGCTGGTTTTCTGCTGTTTATTGCTTTTACTATTGTAATGATCTTGATGGTAACATCAGTATTCCTTCAAATAACTGCGACTGCTCTCACATCATTAGTACCTCTTGAGATTCTTCGAATGACAAGTGGCCAAACTTTGCTTAAAACAACCGTAGTCAACGGGGTTGTGAATGCGAGAATTGGTGGCATTGCCTCAACTTCGGTAATTATCATTACTTGTTTTTCTCCATTTATCGGTTATCTTCTTTACAAGCGAAAGGCAAATGTGAATTTTATGGCTCTCTTTGCGCTTGGGATTTGCATATTCTCGGTGCTTATGGGTCTAAGATATCCTGTAAGCATCGACAAGAATATATGGATGATTATTATTGCGGTGTATACAGTCTTTGCTGCAGGCATTCCCGTATGGCTAGTGCTCCAACCTCGAGACTTCACAAACGCATTTATGCTTTATGGAGGTGTAGCTGCGCTAGCTATTTCTGGAATAATAGCCCTATTTCGGGGTATACCGATAAGTGCTCCGGGTTGGAATGTTGCTGAGGGGACCGCAAAGTTAGGATTAATATGGCCTATTCTTTTTATTACCGTTGCTTGTGGGGCATGTTCTGGTTTTCATGCACTTGTTGCTGGTGGAACCACATCAAAACAGATTTTGCGGGAGTCTCATGCAAAAAGTATTGCATATGGAGGAATGCTTTTAGAAGCTCTTCTTGCGCTTGGAGTTGTTATTGCAGTTGGTGCCGGCCTCAATTTCAAACACTATTTATCGTTTGTTTTTCCTGGGGCGTCAGGGCAGTCGAATCCTGCAGCCGCATTTGCCGTTGGGATGGGTGGTTTGCTTCATGATGCGCTGGGAATTCCTGCTGCTTTTGGAACAATCTTCGGAATGCTTTTGGTCGAGGGATTTGTCATTACAACTCTGGACACCGCCGTGCGTCTCAATCGCTATCTTTTTGAGGAACTTTGGGCTATCTTGTTTAGGAATCCCCCGTGGTTTATGAAAACTTACATTTTTAATTCTTTATTATCTGTTGGGTTGATGCTTTTCTTTGCTTATACAAATACAATTCTTGCGCTGTGGCCTATTTTTGGTTCAGCTAACCAACTTCTTTCAGCTCTTACATTATTGTCTGTGGTTGGATGGTTGGCATTGAAGGGTAGACGCCATCTTTTCGCTTTTTTGCCGGCTTTATTTATGATGGCAACCACGATGACAGCACTTGTGTATCTTTTCGTGACAAAGTACCTACCTGCAAAGGCAAATGCATTAATGGGCGCAGATATTGCTCTCGTGGTTCTTGCAGTTCTTGTTGTTATTCTAATGGTGCGTGTTCTGGTGTCTTTTCGCACAAAAGAAACTTCAGCGGCTGTTTCCGATAATGTACTCGCAAAAAGCAGCAAATAG
- a CDS encoding NAD-binding protein: MYIIVAGGGKVGHYLTRALIDAGHEVLLLEKDRSRADYLSEDLGEVVTWGDACEVSTMKEVGMERADVVVAVTGDDEDNLVICQMAKRKFHVPRTIARVNNPKNEDIFEMLGIDATVSSTKIIFNLIEQQIETDEVIPLAPLQRGNIEIVEVDLGPKSPVVGKRINQVVLPQDALIISIVRDGHAILPNIDVVFKEGDSVIALVNADQEAQLRAIFAESH, translated from the coding sequence ATGTACATAATAGTTGCTGGCGGCGGAAAAGTAGGACATTATTTAACACGAGCTTTGATTGACGCTGGGCATGAGGTACTCCTTTTGGAAAAAGATCGTTCTCGTGCAGATTATCTTTCGGAGGACCTCGGTGAAGTAGTTACGTGGGGAGATGCTTGCGAAGTCTCGACAATGAAAGAGGTTGGGATGGAACGAGCCGATGTTGTGGTGGCTGTAACAGGAGACGACGAAGATAATCTTGTTATTTGTCAGATGGCGAAACGGAAGTTCCACGTACCTCGCACGATTGCTCGTGTAAACAATCCCAAAAATGAAGATATTTTCGAAATGCTTGGCATTGACGCAACGGTAAGCAGTACAAAGATAATCTTCAATCTAATTGAGCAACAAATCGAAACGGATGAGGTTATTCCGCTTGCTCCTCTTCAGCGTGGAAACATTGAAATTGTCGAAGTAGATCTTGGGCCCAAATCACCGGTTGTTGGAAAGAGGATAAACCAGGTTGTCCTTCCCCAGGACGCATTAATTATTTCGATTGTTCGAGATGGTCATGCAATCCTTCCAAACATTGATGTGGTGTTTAAGGAAGGCGACAGCGTAATAGCCCTAGTTAATGCTGACCAAGAAGCCCAGCTGCGAGCCATCTTCGCAGAGAGCCATTAG
- a CDS encoding TrkA family potassium uptake protein, whose amino-acid sequence MKVIILGCGRIGSTLARSLVRDGEDVTIIDRTSTAFRRLGPDFKGKMVLGNGIDEEVMLKAGIKDADAFIAVTNGDNTNIMSVQIAKEKFHVPKVIARIYDPIRAYAYRELGLQTICTTVVGARLIKDTLLGKELGAMADYCALNPEDPVI is encoded by the coding sequence ATGAAAGTAATTATTCTCGGTTGCGGTCGCATTGGCTCCACTCTTGCTCGCTCGTTGGTAAGGGATGGAGAAGATGTAACAATAATTGACCGCACAAGCACAGCATTTCGCAGACTTGGGCCCGATTTCAAGGGCAAAATGGTTTTAGGCAATGGAATTGACGAGGAAGTTATGCTGAAAGCTGGTATAAAGGATGCAGACGCATTTATTGCAGTGACCAACGGCGACAACACGAACATTATGTCGGTTCAAATAGCGAAAGAGAAATTCCATGTGCCTAAAGTTATTGCTCGAATTTACGACCCAATTCGAGCATACGCATATCGCGAGCTTGGGCTTCAGACTATTTGCACAACCGTTGTTGGCGCGCGATTAATCAAAGATACACTGTTGGGAAAGGAATTGGGGGCAATGGCTGATTACTGCGCCCTCAATCCTGAGGATCCAGTCATTTAA